One window of the Pseudofrankia sp. DC12 genome contains the following:
- a CDS encoding lysylphosphatidylglycerol synthase domain-containing protein, whose translation MRSGEAVPADGSGRPARGGVRAWLVRGALLVAGVLLVVALVRGWHDVSTSIGRLSIGGVVGSAVATVLAVGLTVLSWRAVLAGLGARLPVRAATRIFFVGQVGKYIPGSVWPVLAQMELSRGYGVSRPRSGAASLIVLALAVPCGGLAAAMTLPFASRAAFTHYWWAFAAVPVFMVVLTPPVLGRLLGVAFRLLRRPPLTGPLTTRAVLAGAGWLLVSFGCYGVAAFLLARDLAPAVGGPRLLALSVGAYALAWTAGFLVLVVPAGAGVREGVLLLALAPALTHEAAGVLAVVARLLATVADLVWAGVGVALRPRGAAQGPLPDGAEQPEPPAALAARHRLAGRR comes from the coding sequence GTGCGGTCGGGCGAGGCCGTGCCGGCCGACGGCTCAGGGCGGCCCGCCCGGGGTGGTGTGCGGGCCTGGCTGGTCCGCGGCGCGCTGCTCGTGGCCGGCGTCCTGCTGGTCGTGGCGCTGGTCCGCGGCTGGCACGACGTGTCGACGTCGATCGGGCGGCTGAGTATCGGGGGCGTGGTCGGCTCGGCGGTGGCGACCGTTCTCGCCGTCGGGCTGACCGTGCTGTCCTGGCGGGCCGTGCTCGCCGGGCTGGGCGCCCGCCTGCCGGTGCGGGCCGCGACCAGGATCTTCTTCGTCGGGCAGGTCGGCAAGTACATCCCCGGCAGCGTGTGGCCGGTGCTCGCGCAGATGGAGCTTTCCCGCGGCTACGGGGTGTCCCGGCCGCGCTCGGGCGCGGCGAGCCTCATCGTGCTGGCCCTCGCCGTTCCCTGTGGTGGCCTGGCCGCCGCGATGACGCTGCCGTTCGCGTCCCGGGCCGCCTTCACGCACTACTGGTGGGCGTTCGCCGCCGTGCCCGTGTTCATGGTGGTCCTCACGCCGCCGGTGCTCGGTCGGCTGCTCGGCGTCGCGTTCCGGCTGCTGCGTCGTCCACCGCTGACCGGCCCGCTGACGACGCGGGCGGTGCTCGCCGGAGCCGGCTGGCTGCTGGTCAGCTTCGGCTGCTACGGCGTGGCCGCCTTCCTGCTGGCCCGCGACCTGGCGCCCGCCGTCGGCGGCCCCCGGCTGCTGGCGCTGTCCGTCGGCGCGTACGCGCTGGCGTGGACGGCGGGTTTCCTCGTCCTGGTGGTGCCCGCCGGGGCGGGCGTCCGGGAGGGTGTGCTGCTCCTGGCGCTGGCTCCGGCGCTGACCCACGAGGCGGCCGGGGTGCTCGCGGTCGTGGCCCGCCTGCTGGCGACCGTCGCCGACCTTGTCTGGGCCGGTGTCGGGGTCGCACTGCGGCCCCGGGGCGCGGCCCAGGGGCCGCTGCCGGACGGCGCCGAACAGCCGGAGCCTCCCGCGGCGCTGGCTGCCCGGCATCGGCTCGCCGGCCGTCGCTGA
- a CDS encoding phosphatidylglycerol lysyltransferase domain-containing protein — MTDQTTSSRRASAVHTVARVDSSSGRSPRGGPVGGAPANGAAPAGAGDREARSEGGRRHIRGWLAERLPGGPRGGVKGSGKTPPEGWRRGATPRIAALLAYAIGLLDIVSAVTPPGHGRVVELRSVLPGYIPEHARTLTVLVGVLLILLAHGLARRKRRAWQLVLALTAASTVLHVLKGLDYDDATGSAIFGLWLVYRYRDFHAEPDPSSRWRALGALTALFTMSLLTGIAMLRIGWARHLIGHYPLSEQLEHVVLGLVGAHGPVSIPSPRADRVVSRTLAGMGLLTAAVPTWMALRPAHPFPRHNTDDEAGLIALLARHGADDSLGWFALRRDKAVIWSPSGKSAIAYRVLSGVMLASGDPIGDREAWPGAIAEFLRVAASHAWVPAVIGCSAHGGTAWTRAGLTALELGDEAVLSVEEFSLEGRPMRGVRQAVARVERAGYTAAARRLKDVPAAERAALRRMARTWRGSEPERGFSMALGRFSEDSADPEAPDQVAPWAAECVLVTASSRAEPADTTEAGPAAGASPDQATAPGPATTSAKTMTEPGAGEPRGMLLFVPWGRDGMSLDLMLRDPQADNGVTELLIVAAVRSGKELGIRRISLNFAAFRQLLEHGGRLGAGPVARGTKWLLVFMSRWFQIESLYRFNSRFRPAWEPRYVCFPTNRDLPRVAVAMAEAEAFLTKPWRRSKGPQQAPDDE; from the coding sequence ATGACCGACCAGACGACGTCGTCTCGACGGGCCTCCGCGGTACACACCGTGGCGCGGGTCGACAGTTCCTCGGGCCGCAGCCCGCGCGGCGGCCCGGTCGGTGGCGCGCCCGCGAACGGTGCCGCGCCGGCCGGCGCGGGCGACCGCGAGGCGCGGTCCGAAGGGGGTAGACGTCACATTCGCGGATGGCTGGCTGAGCGGCTCCCTGGCGGCCCCCGCGGCGGCGTCAAAGGCTCCGGCAAGACGCCGCCCGAGGGCTGGCGGCGCGGCGCGACGCCGCGGATCGCCGCGCTGCTCGCCTACGCGATCGGTCTGCTCGACATCGTGTCCGCCGTCACCCCGCCGGGCCACGGCCGGGTGGTCGAGCTGCGCAGCGTCCTGCCCGGCTACATCCCGGAGCACGCCCGGACGCTGACGGTCCTCGTCGGCGTCCTGCTGATCCTGCTCGCGCACGGGCTGGCCCGCCGCAAACGGCGCGCCTGGCAGCTCGTGCTCGCGCTGACCGCGGCCAGCACCGTGCTGCATGTGCTCAAGGGCCTCGACTACGACGACGCGACCGGCTCGGCGATCTTCGGCCTGTGGCTGGTGTACCGCTACCGCGACTTCCACGCCGAGCCCGACCCGTCCAGCCGGTGGCGCGCATTGGGCGCGCTGACCGCGCTGTTCACGATGTCCCTGCTCACCGGGATCGCGATGCTGCGGATCGGCTGGGCCCGCCATCTGATCGGCCACTACCCGCTGTCCGAGCAGCTTGAGCACGTTGTGCTCGGGCTCGTCGGCGCGCACGGCCCGGTGAGCATCCCGTCGCCGCGGGCCGACCGGGTGGTCAGCCGCACGCTCGCCGGGATGGGGCTGCTGACGGCGGCGGTGCCGACCTGGATGGCGCTGCGCCCGGCGCACCCGTTCCCGCGGCACAACACCGACGACGAGGCCGGGCTGATCGCGCTGCTGGCCCGGCACGGAGCGGACGACTCGCTCGGCTGGTTCGCCCTGCGCCGGGACAAGGCGGTGATCTGGTCGCCGTCTGGGAAGTCCGCGATCGCCTACCGGGTCCTGTCCGGGGTGATGCTCGCCAGCGGTGACCCGATCGGCGACCGGGAGGCGTGGCCCGGCGCGATCGCCGAGTTCCTACGTGTCGCCGCCAGCCACGCCTGGGTCCCGGCCGTGATCGGCTGCTCGGCCCATGGCGGCACCGCCTGGACGAGGGCCGGCCTGACCGCGCTGGAGCTCGGCGACGAGGCCGTGCTGTCGGTCGAGGAGTTCAGCCTGGAGGGCCGGCCGATGCGCGGCGTCCGCCAGGCGGTGGCCCGGGTCGAACGGGCCGGCTACACCGCGGCCGCCCGGCGGCTGAAGGACGTGCCCGCCGCCGAGCGGGCCGCGCTGCGCCGGATGGCCCGGACCTGGCGTGGCTCGGAGCCGGAACGGGGCTTCTCGATGGCCCTCGGCCGTTTCTCCGAGGACTCCGCCGACCCGGAAGCGCCGGACCAGGTCGCCCCCTGGGCCGCGGAATGCGTCCTGGTCACCGCCTCCAGCCGGGCCGAGCCGGCGGATACCACCGAGGCTGGACCAGCCGCCGGAGCCAGCCCGGACCAGGCGACGGCCCCGGGCCCCGCCACGACCTCGGCTAAGACCATGACCGAGCCTGGCGCCGGCGAGCCTCGCGGGATGCTGCTGTTCGTGCCGTGGGGCCGCGACGGGATGTCACTCGACCTGATGCTGCGCGACCCGCAGGCCGACAACGGCGTGACGGAGCTGCTCATCGTCGCCGCCGTCCGGTCCGGCAAGGAGCTGGGCATCCGGCGGATCTCGCTGAACTTCGCCGCGTTCCGCCAGTTGCTGGAGCACGGCGGCCGGCTCGGCGCCGGCCCGGTCGCGCGCGGCACCAAGTGGCTGCTGGTGTTCATGTCGCGCTGGTTCCAGATCGAGAGCCTCTACCGGTTCAACTCCCGGTTCCGGCCGGCCTGGGAGCCTCGTTACGTCTGCTTTCCGACCAACCGCGACCTGCCCAGGGTGGCCGTCGCGATGGCGGAGGCCGAGGCCTTCCTCACCAAGCCCTGGCGCCGTTCCAAGGGCCCACAGCAGGCGCCGGACGACGAGTAG
- a CDS encoding TrkA family potassium uptake protein — protein sequence MHVVILGCGRVGSALALQVEKHGHSVAVIDQDPQAFHRLPPSFTGVKVTGVGFDRDTLVEAGIERADAFASVSSGDNSNIISARVAREMFGVQRVVARIYDPRRAEVYERLGIPTVATVRWTRDQILTRLLPDAVTPEWAHQSGQVVMTQVSPSKGWIGRPVKEIEQEAGVRVACVTRYGDGLVPEARTMVQDGDILHIVAARKRAAEADAIVRADPKPGA from the coding sequence ATGCACGTCGTGATCCTCGGCTGCGGCCGGGTCGGCTCGGCGCTCGCGCTCCAGGTGGAGAAGCACGGGCACAGCGTCGCCGTCATCGACCAGGACCCCCAGGCCTTCCACCGGCTGCCGCCGTCGTTCACCGGCGTCAAGGTGACCGGTGTCGGCTTCGACCGTGACACCCTGGTCGAGGCCGGGATCGAGCGGGCCGACGCCTTCGCCTCGGTGTCGAGCGGGGACAACTCCAACATCATCTCAGCCCGGGTCGCCCGGGAGATGTTCGGCGTCCAGCGGGTGGTCGCCCGGATCTACGACCCACGCCGGGCCGAGGTGTACGAGCGCCTCGGCATCCCGACCGTCGCCACCGTGCGCTGGACGCGGGACCAGATCCTCACCCGGCTGCTGCCCGACGCCGTCACCCCGGAGTGGGCCCACCAGTCCGGCCAGGTCGTGATGACCCAGGTCAGCCCGAGCAAGGGGTGGATCGGCCGGCCGGTGAAGGAGATCGAGCAGGAGGCCGGGGTTCGGGTCGCCTGCGTGACCAGGTACGGCGACGGCCTCGTGCCGGAGGCTCGCACGATGGTGCAGGACGGCGACATCCTGCACATCGTGGCCGCCCGCAAGCGGGCCGCCGAGGCCGACGCGATCGTGCGCGCCGACCCGAAGCCCGGCGCGTAG
- a CDS encoding TrkA family potassium uptake protein: MTRQLVTIAGAGKVGRSIAAELLENGTDVLLIERDAAKIRPTALPKARWLQADACELSSLESAGLGDCAVMVAATGDDKVNLVVSLLAKTEFGVPRVVARVNHPKNEWLFTESWGVDVAVSAPRMLTALVEEAVSVGDLVRLMKFRQSDASLVELTLPTDSPVAGQAIGSVTLPQDCALVMILRGGQAVVPSPDSTFEPGDEVLAIAVTSEAEVALGALLGASSAAVRTGDGL, encoded by the coding sequence TTGACTCGTCAGTTGGTGACCATCGCCGGCGCGGGCAAGGTCGGCCGGTCGATCGCGGCCGAGCTGCTCGAGAACGGCACCGACGTGCTGCTGATCGAGCGCGACGCCGCCAAGATCAGGCCGACGGCGCTGCCGAAGGCCCGCTGGCTGCAGGCCGACGCGTGCGAGCTGTCCTCGCTGGAGTCCGCCGGCCTGGGCGACTGCGCGGTGATGGTCGCGGCGACCGGTGACGACAAGGTCAACCTGGTCGTGTCGCTGCTGGCCAAGACCGAGTTCGGGGTGCCGCGGGTGGTCGCCCGGGTGAACCATCCCAAGAACGAGTGGCTGTTCACCGAGAGCTGGGGCGTCGACGTCGCGGTGTCCGCGCCGCGGATGCTGACCGCGCTCGTCGAGGAGGCGGTCAGCGTCGGCGACCTGGTCCGGCTGATGAAGTTCCGCCAGTCGGACGCGTCGTTGGTCGAGCTGACCCTGCCGACGGACTCGCCGGTGGCCGGTCAGGCGATCGGGTCGGTGACGCTGCCGCAGGACTGCGCCCTGGTCATGATCCTGCGCGGTGGGCAGGCCGTCGTCCCGTCGCCGGACAGCACGTTCGAGCCCGGCGACGAGGTGCTCGCGATCGCGGTCACCAGCGAGGCGGAGGTGGCGCTCGGCGCGCTGCTCGGCGCCTCGTCCGCGGCCGTCCGCACGGGAGACGGGCTGTAG
- a CDS encoding amino acid permease, with protein MALTDWLKRGFVGRPLDNSQLGETLLPKRVALPVFASDALSSVSYATEEILLVLSLGGLAFYHFTPWIALVVVLLMLTVVASYRQNVHAYPSGGGDYEVATTNLGDSAGLTVASALLVDYVLTVAVSVSAGVANLTSAVTSLAPHRVLIAVVLIVLLTMMNLRGVRESGTAFSIPTYGFILGVFVMIVIGVVKILVGHTPRAESASYHVAASGHYSGVALAFLALRAFSSGCTALTGVEAISNGVPAFRKPKSKNAATTLLLMGVIAALMFGGVTLLAMASHVRVAADPSRLIGAHGDQPTVIAQVAASVFGHGSIGFVYIATVTALILVLAANTAFNGFPVLGSILARDGYLPRQLHTRGDRLAYSNGILLLAGFATLLVVVFKAETTRLIQLYIVGVFVSFTLSQTGMVRHWQRILRSQEGEAASPAGRRVIRRRQTINFFGGCMTGLVLILVLATKFVHGAFIVVIAMPLIFMLMKFIRRHYDRVAAELRAEPGAPLLPSRVHAVVLVSRIHKPALRALAYAKATRPFSLVALTAAVDAADAERLRDEWHERGISIDLVTLASPYREISGPVLKYVAQIRRESPRDVVAVFLPEYVVGHWWEHLLHNQSALRLKARLLFQPGVMVTSVPWQLESSNRAGDRPEREGAGAVRGGWAGPRSSVAVGVGLPSGPGAVASGSRSAEGGLPVGPAVGPPTAAPPAVSATPPAAGSGQGDEPKD; from the coding sequence GTGGCGCTCACGGACTGGCTGAAGCGCGGTTTCGTCGGCCGCCCCCTCGACAACAGCCAGTTGGGCGAGACGTTGCTGCCGAAGCGGGTCGCGCTACCCGTCTTCGCCAGTGACGCGCTCTCCTCGGTGTCCTACGCGACCGAGGAGATCCTGCTCGTCCTGTCTCTCGGCGGTCTCGCCTTCTACCACTTCACGCCGTGGATCGCGCTCGTCGTCGTCCTCCTGATGCTGACGGTCGTCGCGAGCTACCGGCAGAACGTGCACGCCTACCCGAGCGGCGGCGGCGACTACGAGGTGGCGACGACCAACCTGGGCGACTCGGCCGGCCTCACGGTCGCCAGTGCCCTGCTGGTCGACTACGTGCTGACGGTCGCGGTGTCGGTCTCCGCCGGCGTCGCGAACCTGACCTCGGCGGTCACGAGCCTCGCGCCGCACCGGGTGCTGATCGCGGTCGTGCTGATCGTTTTGTTGACCATGATGAACCTGCGCGGGGTGCGTGAGTCGGGGACGGCATTCTCGATCCCGACCTACGGCTTCATCCTCGGCGTCTTCGTAATGATCGTCATTGGTGTGGTGAAGATTCTCGTCGGCCACACGCCACGGGCCGAGAGCGCCTCGTACCACGTCGCCGCATCTGGTCACTACTCAGGTGTAGCACTTGCCTTCCTCGCGCTGCGAGCGTTTTCCTCCGGCTGTACGGCGCTCACCGGGGTCGAGGCGATCAGCAACGGCGTGCCGGCATTCCGGAAGCCCAAGAGCAAGAACGCGGCCACCACGCTGCTCCTGATGGGCGTCATCGCGGCATTGATGTTCGGCGGCGTCACCCTGCTTGCCATGGCCAGCCACGTGCGTGTCGCGGCGGACCCGAGCAGGCTCATCGGCGCGCACGGCGACCAGCCGACCGTGATCGCCCAGGTCGCGGCGAGCGTCTTCGGCCACGGCTCGATCGGGTTCGTCTACATCGCCACGGTGACCGCGCTGATCCTCGTGCTGGCCGCGAACACCGCGTTCAACGGCTTCCCGGTGCTCGGCTCGATCCTCGCCCGCGACGGCTACCTGCCCCGCCAGCTGCACACCCGCGGCGACCGGCTCGCGTACTCCAACGGCATCCTGCTGCTCGCCGGCTTCGCCACCCTGCTGGTCGTCGTGTTCAAGGCGGAGACGACCCGGCTGATCCAGCTCTACATCGTCGGCGTGTTCGTCTCGTTCACCCTCAGCCAGACCGGCATGGTCCGCCACTGGCAGCGGATCCTGCGGTCCCAGGAGGGCGAGGCGGCGAGCCCGGCGGGCCGGCGGGTCATCCGCCGCCGCCAGACGATCAACTTCTTCGGCGGCTGCATGACCGGCCTGGTGCTGATCCTGGTGCTGGCGACCAAGTTCGTGCACGGCGCCTTCATCGTCGTCATCGCGATGCCGCTGATCTTCATGCTGATGAAGTTCATCCGCCGGCACTACGACCGGGTCGCCGCGGAGCTGCGCGCCGAGCCGGGCGCCCCGCTGCTGCCGTCCCGGGTGCACGCCGTCGTCCTGGTCAGCAGGATCCACAAGCCGGCCCTGCGCGCCCTCGCGTACGCCAAGGCGACCCGGCCGTTCAGCCTGGTCGCGCTGACCGCCGCGGTCGACGCGGCCGACGCCGAGCGGCTGCGCGACGAGTGGCACGAACGCGGCATCAGCATCGACCTCGTCACGCTGGCTTCGCCCTACCGGGAGATCAGCGGCCCGGTGCTCAAGTACGTCGCCCAGATCCGCCGGGAGAGCCCGCGCGACGTCGTCGCCGTCTTCCTGCCCGAGTACGTCGTCGGGCACTGGTGGGAGCACCTGCTGCACAACCAGAGCGCGTTGCGGCTGAAGGCCAGGCTGCTCTTCCAGCCCGGTGTGATGGTGACGAGCGTGCCCTGGCAGCTGGAGTCGTCGAACCGGGCCGGTGACCGGCCGGAGCGCGAGGGCGCCGGCGCGGTCCGCGGCGGCTGGGCCGGCCCGCGCAGCTCGGTGGCCGTCGGTGTCGGCCTGCCGTCCGGGCCAGGTGCGGTCGCGTCCGGGTCCAGGTCCGCCGAGGGCGGCCTGCCGGTCGGGCCCGCGGTCGGTCCGCCCACCGCCGCCCCGCCCGCCGTCTCGGCCACCCCGCCGGCCGCTGGCTCCGGCCAGGGCGACGAGCCGAAGGACTAG
- the dxs gene encoding 1-deoxy-D-xylulose-5-phosphate synthase, producing MTLLSTINSPQDVKRLDPEELPALAAEIRDFLIHAVARTGGHLGPNLGAVELTLAIHRVFDSPFDRILWDTGHQAYVHKLLTGRAGAFDKLRQRGGMSGYPSQSESEHDIIENSHASTALSYADGLSRAYALRGEDRHVVAVVGDGALTGGMCWEAINNIAAGDRRVVIIVNDNGRSYAPTIGGLADHLAALRLAPEYEQVLDVVKQVLGRTPLVGAPLFDALHGIKRGIKDVVQPQGMFEDLGLKYVGPVDGHDPAAMEQALRRAKDYHRPVIVHAVTRKGFGYPAAEQDEADQFHAVGIIDPKTGKPAPTAAKKGQSWTGVFSEEIVRIGAERPDVVTMTAAMLQPVGLHAFAKAYPDRVFDVGIAEQHATTSAAGLAMGGLKPVVCIYATFLNRAFDQVLMDVALHRQAVTFVLDRAGVTGEDGASHNGMWDMSIMQIVPGLAIAAPRDEPTLRALLREAVAETERPNVVRFPKGSVCAEIPAIDTVGPVDVLFREPAVARHREVLLVSIGAMGTTCLEVARRVASQGIGITVVDPRWVKPVPGEIVELARDHDLVVTVEDNGRVGGVGAAIAQALRDADVDVPLRDFGIAQRFLDHGKRDEVLAEVGLAPQDLARKVVEAVARRQPALTDGADVPTPATELNAVRAAKSSPRQRGASE from the coding sequence GTGACGTTGTTGTCGACGATCAACAGCCCACAGGACGTCAAACGCCTCGACCCCGAGGAGCTGCCCGCTCTGGCCGCGGAGATCCGTGATTTCCTGATCCACGCGGTTGCGCGCACAGGCGGCCACCTCGGCCCTAATTTGGGCGCGGTCGAGCTGACGTTGGCAATTCATCGGGTATTCGACTCGCCTTTTGACCGCATCCTCTGGGATACCGGTCATCAGGCCTATGTGCACAAGCTGCTGACTGGACGCGCCGGTGCGTTCGACAAGCTGCGCCAGCGCGGCGGCATGTCCGGCTACCCGAGCCAGAGCGAGTCCGAGCACGACATCATCGAGAACTCGCACGCCTCGACCGCGCTCTCGTACGCCGACGGGCTCTCCCGCGCCTACGCCCTGCGCGGCGAGGACCGGCACGTCGTGGCCGTCGTCGGCGACGGCGCCCTGACCGGCGGGATGTGCTGGGAGGCGATCAACAACATCGCCGCCGGCGACCGCCGCGTCGTGATCATCGTTAACGACAACGGCCGCTCCTACGCGCCGACGATCGGCGGCCTCGCCGACCACCTGGCGGCGCTGCGGCTGGCGCCCGAGTACGAGCAGGTGCTCGACGTCGTCAAGCAGGTCCTCGGCCGCACCCCTCTGGTCGGGGCTCCGCTGTTCGACGCGCTGCACGGCATCAAGCGCGGCATCAAGGACGTCGTCCAGCCGCAGGGCATGTTCGAGGACCTCGGCCTGAAGTACGTCGGCCCGGTCGACGGTCACGACCCCGCGGCGATGGAGCAGGCGCTGCGCCGGGCGAAGGACTACCACCGCCCGGTCATCGTCCACGCCGTGACCCGCAAGGGCTTCGGCTACCCCGCCGCCGAGCAGGACGAGGCAGACCAGTTCCACGCCGTCGGCATCATCGATCCGAAGACCGGCAAGCCGGCGCCGACCGCCGCGAAGAAGGGCCAGTCCTGGACGGGCGTCTTCTCCGAGGAGATCGTCCGGATCGGCGCCGAGCGGCCGGACGTGGTCACGATGACCGCCGCGATGCTCCAGCCCGTCGGCCTGCACGCCTTCGCCAAGGCGTACCCGGATCGGGTCTTCGACGTCGGCATCGCCGAGCAGCACGCCACCACCTCGGCAGCGGGCCTCGCGATGGGCGGCCTCAAGCCGGTCGTCTGCATCTACGCGACGTTCCTCAACCGGGCGTTCGACCAGGTCCTCATGGACGTCGCCCTGCACCGCCAGGCGGTCACGTTCGTCCTGGACCGGGCCGGTGTCACCGGCGAGGACGGGGCGTCGCATAACGGCATGTGGGACATGTCGATCATGCAGATAGTCCCCGGCCTGGCGATCGCCGCGCCGCGCGACGAGCCGACGCTGCGCGCCCTGCTGCGCGAGGCGGTCGCGGAGACCGAGCGGCCCAACGTCGTGCGCTTCCCGAAGGGCTCCGTGTGCGCGGAGATCCCGGCGATCGACACGGTGGGCCCGGTCGACGTGCTGTTCCGCGAGCCGGCGGTCGCCCGCCACCGTGAGGTGCTGCTCGTCTCGATCGGCGCGATGGGCACCACCTGCCTGGAGGTCGCCCGCCGGGTGGCCAGCCAGGGCATCGGGATCACCGTCGTCGACCCGCGCTGGGTCAAGCCGGTGCCGGGCGAGATCGTCGAGCTCGCCCGCGACCACGACCTGGTCGTCACGGTCGAGGACAACGGCCGCGTCGGCGGGGTCGGAGCGGCGATCGCGCAGGCGCTGCGTGACGCCGACGTGGACGTCCCGCTGCGAGACTTCGGTATCGCCCAGCGCTTCCTCGATCACGGCAAGCGCGACGAGGTGCTCGCCGAGGTCGGCCTCGCCCCGCAGGACCTGGCCCGTAAGGTCGTCGAGGCGGTGGCCCGGCGCCAGCCCGCGCTCACCGACGGCGCGGACGTCCCGACGCCGGCCACCGAGCTGAACGCCGTGAGGGCCGCGAAGTCCTCGCCGCGGCAGCGGGGCGCCTCGGAGTAG
- a CDS encoding TRAM domain-containing protein translates to MVELEVGRVAHGGSCVARTDGRVVFVRHALPGERVRARVTDRSHDRYWRADAVEILDASPDRVVPPCPHAGPRRPDGAGGPASLGGCGGCDWQHATLAVQRQLKAQVVAEALRRQGGLAAHVAGEAEKDQSDETGLAIAVEPLPGPGLGDGLGWRTRMRFAVTATGEVGLRAHRSHEVLATPDCRIAHPLAMAAVAGRRFEDAEAVEVAVSISSGHALARPTGRGPTASPQAAPDGAAGQELVERVRGREFQVDAGAFWQVHPAAGGTLVDAVLDALAPRPGERALDLYSGAGLFAAFLAEAVGPDGQVIALESDAAAVASAARSMADLPWVSVRPVRVTAKTVQGALGLAGRAGPARGTGRSGPVRGKGLGDRTGPGDRAGQVGLDGGRAIDVAVLDPPRAGAGVDVLTALLALRPRAVAYVACDPVALGRDLAVAVSCGYRVSGVRAFDLFPMTAHVECVARLEPAT, encoded by the coding sequence CTGGTCGAGCTCGAGGTTGGCCGGGTGGCCCACGGCGGGTCCTGTGTGGCGCGTACCGATGGCCGGGTGGTGTTCGTCCGCCACGCGCTGCCGGGCGAGCGGGTGCGAGCCCGGGTCACGGACCGTTCCCATGACCGGTACTGGCGCGCAGACGCCGTCGAGATCCTCGACGCGTCGCCCGACCGCGTCGTGCCGCCGTGCCCGCACGCCGGGCCACGCCGCCCGGACGGCGCGGGCGGGCCGGCCAGCCTGGGCGGCTGCGGCGGCTGCGACTGGCAGCACGCCACCCTGGCCGTGCAGCGCCAGCTGAAGGCCCAGGTCGTCGCGGAGGCGCTGCGCCGTCAGGGCGGCCTCGCCGCGCACGTCGCCGGCGAGGCCGAGAAGGACCAGTCGGACGAAACCGGGCTCGCCATCGCCGTCGAGCCGCTGCCCGGACCCGGCCTGGGCGACGGGCTCGGCTGGCGCACCCGGATGCGGTTCGCCGTCACGGCGACGGGCGAGGTCGGCCTGCGGGCGCACCGCTCCCACGAGGTCCTGGCCACGCCCGACTGCCGGATCGCGCACCCACTCGCCATGGCGGCCGTGGCCGGGCGGCGGTTCGAGGACGCCGAGGCCGTCGAGGTCGCCGTGAGCATCAGCTCGGGGCACGCGCTCGCCCGGCCCACCGGCCGCGGACCGACGGCGAGCCCGCAGGCGGCGCCCGACGGGGCCGCCGGCCAGGAACTGGTCGAACGGGTGCGTGGCCGGGAGTTCCAGGTCGACGCCGGGGCCTTCTGGCAGGTGCACCCCGCGGCCGGGGGAACCCTCGTCGACGCGGTGCTGGACGCCCTGGCGCCCCGGCCGGGCGAGCGCGCCCTGGATCTCTACTCCGGCGCCGGGCTGTTCGCCGCCTTCCTGGCCGAGGCCGTCGGCCCGGACGGCCAGGTGATCGCGCTGGAGTCCGACGCCGCCGCCGTCGCCTCGGCGGCGCGGAGCATGGCCGACCTGCCCTGGGTCTCGGTCCGGCCGGTGCGGGTGACGGCCAAGACCGTCCAGGGCGCTCTGGGTCTCGCGGGCCGCGCCGGCCCGGCGCGCGGAACTGGCCGGTCCGGTCCGGTCCGCGGGAAGGGGCTGGGCGACCGGACCGGTCCAGGCGACCGGGCGGGACAGGTTGGCCTCGACGGTGGCCGCGCGATCGACGTCGCGGTGCTCGACCCGCCGCGCGCGGGTGCCGGGGTGGACGTGCTGACGGCGTTGCTGGCGTTGCGGCCGCGCGCGGTGGCCTATGTGGCCTGCGACCCGGTCGCGCTCGGCCGCGACCTCGCCGTGGCGGTGTCCTGCGGCTACCGGGTCAGCGGGGTGCGCGCGTTCGACCTCTTCCCGATGACGGCGCACGTCGAGTGCGTCGCCCGGCTCGAACCGGCGACCTGA
- a CDS encoding DUF3159 domain-containing protein — MVNSAAGLLSGIIAAAVVAVALFVMRLVRGEPKQQAVSGLFAVAVAGFVASRTKSTKGYFLPSILKNAAAIVVGVVSLVLRRPLAGYVMAGFDRRYTNWRDHRDTMRAANWATCVWIIVYVLRFGIQGILYWAGETGWLEAANLALGLPLFGLGVLATLAIVRRMAPAAQFAPPGDVPADEPAQAGQPVRVDAADE; from the coding sequence CTGGTCAACAGCGCCGCCGGGCTGCTGTCCGGGATCATCGCCGCGGCGGTGGTCGCGGTGGCGCTCTTCGTCATGCGGCTGGTCCGCGGCGAGCCCAAGCAGCAGGCGGTGTCCGGGCTGTTCGCCGTCGCGGTGGCGGGCTTCGTCGCGTCGCGGACGAAGTCGACCAAGGGCTACTTCCTGCCGAGCATCCTGAAGAACGCGGCCGCGATCGTCGTCGGGGTCGTCTCGCTGGTGCTGCGCCGGCCGCTGGCCGGCTACGTGATGGCCGGTTTCGACCGGCGCTACACGAACTGGCGTGACCACCGCGACACGATGCGCGCCGCGAACTGGGCGACCTGCGTCTGGATCATCGTCTACGTCCTGCGCTTCGGCATTCAGGGCATCCTGTACTGGGCCGGGGAGACGGGCTGGCTGGAGGCCGCGAACCTGGCGCTCGGCCTGCCGCTGTTTGGTCTCGGGGTGCTGGCGACGCTCGCGATCGTGCGCAGGATGGCCCCGGCGGCCCAGTTCGCCCCGCCCGGGGACGTCCCGGCGGACGAGCCTGCCCAGGCCGGTCAGCCGGTCCGGGTGGACGCCGCCGACGAGTAG